DNA from Oryzisolibacter sp. LB2S:
AGCCGATAGGCTTCCGCGCTCATGGGCTTGGACATGCCGCCGGTCTTGCTGTCAGGCCACATCACACGCCGGTTTGCGAGGTCGATCCAGTCCCATTCGAGCGTGCAGATTTCGGAGCGGCGGCCCGCGAACTCGAATTGCAGGCGGATCGCCAGCGGAATGACGTAGTTCTCCAGCCCCTCCGCCTCCAGCGTCTCCAACTGGCGAAAGATCAGCACCATTTCATCGTCCACGATGAGGCGGGTCTTCTTGCCGGGCGGATACATCGGAACATGGCGGCACGGGTTGGTGCCGTCCGGGCGGAAGCCCCACACCTCGGCCAGGTTGAACATCTTGCGCAGGATGGCGAAGCCCTTGTTCGCCTCGGTGGGCTTGTAGGAGAGCTTTTCCATGTACCCGGCAATGTCGGGGCGCTTCACGTCAGCCACCTTCTTGCGGCCCAGCATCGGGACAATGCATCGGTCGATGACCGCCTGATAGCCGCGCCAAGTGCTGGGCTTGTTGCGCTTCTTGGAGTAGTCCTCCATGAACTTCTTGCACAGCTCGGCCATCGTGGGCGCCTTGCGCGCCTCGGCCTTGGCGCCACCAGGATCGCCACCCCGGCGAACCTCGGCCAGCCAGGCCTGCGCCATGACGCGGGCCTGCTCCACAGTCAGTTCGCCGAACAGGCCCAGGGCGGGCTTGCGTCGCTCGCCCGCGTTCGTGCGGTACTGGAGCATGAACACGCGGCGGCCCGCCGGTGTAATCTTGCACAGGAAGCCGGGCACCACGGTGTCCCGCAGTTCGACGGCCTGCGCCTGGGGTTGCGCCGTCTCGACGGCGGTCTTGGTGAGCTTGATCTTTGCCATGATGACTCCTTGGAAGACCCGATTTCCAAGAGCCACATGGGAGCCATGAGAGCGGAAGCCGGGTCAGGTTTCGGAAAGCACCGGCATATAATGGACGCGCGTAAGTTATTGATAAACCTGCTGTATCGGGCTACAGCGCAGTCCAGCGAAATGTCGGGCTGGAGTCATCGTGAAACAAAAAAACCGCCTTGCGGCGGCTCCTTTGGTGGCCCGTGCGTGCGCCCATCGAACGCCACAGACCGGCGGCGATCAGCCCAGGGACTTCTGGTAGTTGGCAACGCCGTCCACGATTTCCTTGTGCGCGGCGTCGATGCCGTCCCAGCCCAGCACCTTGACCCACTTGCCCTCCTCGAGGTCCTTGTAGTGCTCGAAGAAATGGCTGATGGCCTTCAGGCGCATGGGGTTCACGTCCTCCACGGTCTTCCAGTTCTCGTACATCTTGAGGATCTTGGTCGTGGGCACGGCGAGCACCTTGCCGTCGATGCCGGCCTCATCCTCCATCTTCAGGATGCCAAGCGCG
Protein-coding regions in this window:
- a CDS encoding site-specific integrase; translation: MAKIKLTKTAVETAQPQAQAVELRDTVVPGFLCKITPAGRRVFMLQYRTNAGERRKPALGLFGELTVEQARVMAQAWLAEVRRGGDPGGAKAEARKAPTMAELCKKFMEDYSKKRNKPSTWRGYQAVIDRCIVPMLGRKKVADVKRPDIAGYMEKLSYKPTEANKGFAILRKMFNLAEVWGFRPDGTNPCRHVPMYPPGKKTRLIVDDEMVLIFRQLETLEAEGLENYVIPLAIRLQFEFAGRRSEICTLEWDWIDLANRRVMWPDSKTGGMSKPMSAEAYRLLSTAPRREGSPYVLPSPNDPTRHLTFGEHYGGWCRVLKAAGVPHVGTHGIRHRSATDIANSGVPIKVGMELTQHKTVAQFMHYVHTEDKPVRDAAELVASRRQAITGARRTDPVETATT
- the ppa gene encoding inorganic diphosphatase; the protein is MSLNNVKPGKNIPETFNVVVEIPAEADPVKYEVDKESGAVFVDRFLTVAMYYPCNYGYIPQTLSGDGDPVDVLVITPYPLLPGVVVPCRALGILKMEDEAGIDGKVLAVPTTKILKMYENWKTVEDVNPMRLKAISHFFEHYKDLEEGKWVKVLGWDGIDAAHKEIVDGVANYQKSLG